TTGAACTACTTTTAGCTTGATAGCCTCGTGTCCGCCGAGCCAAGTGTTTAGATCAAGTCCATTTACTAAAATTTTACCGCTGCCCGGTTTTAGCCAGACTTTCGCTACGGCAGTTTTTCTTTTACCGGTTGCATAAACTTTCGCCATGATTATTTTCCTTCTTTTTTAGCTATTTGAGCCGTGTGCGGATGCTCGCTGCCGGCGTAAACTTTTAGTTTTTTTATCATCTCTCTGCCGAGTTTTGTTTTTGGAAGCATTCCGCGAACGGCTAGCTTGAACAGTTTTTCAGGTTTGTCAGCCAGAAGCTCGCCGAATTTCTCGCTTTTAGTGCTACCGAAATATCCTGAATGGCGATGATAAAGCTTTTGCTCGGCTTTATTGTTGCCCGTAAATTCGGCTTTAGAAGCGTTGATTATGATAACGTAATCGCCGCAATCGACATTCGGAGTGAAATTTGGCTTATGCTTACCGCGAAGCAACGTAGCTACCTCGGTTAGCAATCTACCAAAACGCTTGCCTGCCGCGTCAAGCACGATCCACTCGCGCTCCACTTCGTTTGGTTTTGTTATTTTCGTCATTTCTTACCCTTTAGATAATTTTAAGTCGTGATTGTATTCAAATGCACCTTACAG
This genomic window from uncultured Campylobacter sp. contains:
- the rplM gene encoding 50S ribosomal protein L13 translates to MTKITKPNEVEREWIVLDAAGKRFGRLLTEVATLLRGKHKPNFTPNVDCGDYVIIINASKAEFTGNNKAEQKLYHRHSGYFGSTKSEKFGELLADKPEKLFKLAVRGMLPKTKLGREMIKKLKVYAGSEHPHTAQIAKKEGK